One genomic region from Balaenoptera musculus isolate JJ_BM4_2016_0621 chromosome X, mBalMus1.pri.v3, whole genome shotgun sequence encodes:
- the CAPN6 gene encoding calpain-6, whose protein sequence is MGPPLKLFKNQKYQELKQECIRDGRLFCDPTFLPENDSLFYNRLLPGKVVWKRPQDICDDPRLIVGHISNHQLTQGRLGHKPMVSAFSCLAVQESHWTKTIPNHKEQEWDPRKLDKYAGIFRFRFWHFGEWTEVVIDDLLPTINGDLVFSFSTSMNEFWNALLEKAYAKLLGCYEALDGLTTTDIIVDFTGTLAETVDMQKGRYTELVEEKYKLFGELYKTFTKGGLICCSIEFPNQEEQEVETDWGLLKGHTYTMTDIRKIRLGERLVEVFSTEKLYMIRLRNPLGRQEWSGPWSEISEEWQQLTAADRKNLGLVMSDDGEFWMSLEDFCRNFHELNVCRNVNNPIFGRKELESVVGCWTVDDDPLMNRSGGCYNNRDTFLQNPQYIFTVPEDGHKVIMSLQQKDLRTYRRMGRPDNYIIGFELFKVEMNRKFRLHHLYIQERAGTSTYIDTRTVFLSKYLKKGNYVLVPTMFQHGRTSEFLLRIFSEVPVQLRELTLDMPKMSCWNLARGYPKVVTQITVHSAEGLEKKYANETVNPYLVIKCGKEEVRSPVQKNTVHAIFDTQAIFYRRTTDIPIIVQVWNRRKFCDQFLGQVTLDADPSDCRDLKSLYLRKKGGPTAKVKQGHISFKVISSDDLTEL, encoded by the exons GACATCTGCGATGACCCCCGTCTGATTGTGGGCCATATCAGCAATCACCAGCTGACCCAAGGGAGACTGGGGCACAAGCCAATGGTCTCTGCGTTTTCCTGTTTGGCTGTTCAGGAGTCTCACTGGACAAAG ACAATTCCCAACCACAAGGAACAGGAATGGGACCCTCGAAAACTAGATAAATATGCTGGGATATTTCGCTTCCGTTTCTGGCATTTTGGAGAATGGACCGAGGTGGTGATTGATGACTTGCTGCCCACCATCAATGGAGATCTCGttttctccttctccacctccaTGAATGAATTTTGGAATGCTCTGTTGGAGAAAGCTTATGCCAA GCTGCTTGGCTGTTATGAAGCCCTCGATGGTCTGACCACTACTGATATCATCGTGGACTTCACTGGCACATTGGCTGAAACTGTTGACATGCAGAAGGGAAGATACACTGAGCTCGTTGAGGAGAAGTACAAGCTGTTTGGAGAACTGTACAAAACATTTACCAAAGGAGGTCTGATCTGTTGCTCCATTGAG TTTCCCAATCAGGAGGAACAAGAAGTTGAAACTGATTGGGGTCTACTGAAGGGCCATACGTACACCATGACTGATATTCGCAAGATCCGTCTTGGAGAAAGACTCGTGGAGGTCTTCAGTACTGAGAAGCTGTACATGATTCGTCTGAGGAACCCCTTGGGAAGACAGGAATGGAGTGGGCCCTGGAGTGAGAT TTCTGAAGAGTGGCAGCAACTGACTGCAGCAGATCGCAAGAACCTGGGGCTTGTTATGTCTGATGATGGAGAGTTTTG GATGAGCCTGGAGGACTTTTGCCGCAACTTCCATGAACTGAATGTCTGCCGCAATGTGAACAACCCTATTTTTGGCCGCAAGGAGCTGGAATCGGTGGTGGGATGCTGGACTGTGGATGATGATCCCCTGATGAACCGTTCAGGAGGCTGCTATAACAACCGTGATACCTTCCTGCAGAATCCCCAG TACATCTTCACTGTGCCCGAGGATGGGCACAAGGTCATCATGTCTCTGCAGCAAAAGGACCTGCGCACTTACCGCCGCATGGGAAGACCCGACAATTACATCATCGGCTTCGAGCTCTTCAAG GTGGAGATGAACCGCAAATTCCGCCTCCACCACCTGTACATCCAGGAGCGCGCGGGGACCTCCACTTATATTGACACGCGCACCGTGTTTCTGAGCAAGTACCTGAAGAAGGGCAACTACGTGCTTGTCCCAACTATGTTCCAGCACGGCCGCACCAGCGAGTTTCTCTTGAGAATCTTCTCTGAAGTGCCTGTCCAGCTCAG GGAGCTGACTCTGGACATGCCCAAGATGTCCTGCTGGAATCTGGCTCGTGGCTACCCCAAGGTTGTCACCCAGATCACAGTGCACAGTGCCGAGGGCCTGGAGAAGAAGTATGCCAATGAAA CTGTAAACCCATATTTGGTCATCAAGTGTGGAAAGGAGGAAGTCCGTTCTCCTGTCCAAAAGAATACTGTTCATGCCATTTTTGACACCCAGGCCATTTTCTACAGAAGGACCACTGACATTCCTATTATAGTGCAG GTCTGGAACAGACGAAAGTTCTGTGATCAGTTCTTGGGGCAGGTTACTCTGGATGCTGACCCCAGTGACTGCCGTGATCTGAAGTCCCTGTACCTGCGTAAGAAGGGTGGCCCAACTGCCAAAGTTAAACAAGGCCACATCAGCTTCAAGGTTATTTCCAGTGATGATCTCACTGAGCTCTAA